From Camelina sativa cultivar DH55 chromosome 7, Cs, whole genome shotgun sequence, one genomic window encodes:
- the LOC104704906 gene encoding uncharacterized protein LOC104704906 — protein sequence MSIVTEILTGDNYNTWIITMRTSLEAKNKISFVDGSLPRPHESDPLHKIWIRCNSMVKAWMLNVVSKQIYDSILYFQDAAGIWEDLHRRFHKSNLPQIYNLEQEISSLRQGNMSLSEYYTKKVTLWERLACTKNLMENGGCRCSQVMKLLDDYETTRITQFLMGLNDDFTNIRGQILNMKPRPSLSDMYNMLESDESQRQRISTKPNPSAFQVKAQVNAYQPKGFQKPQTTCAHCGLNGHTIDVCYKIHGFPPGWKPKNQRQNSNQRFNAPAAANLALTESGSEYDREKALSPEQLQYLVSYLNSKLQPQQSAGHAHTNSSTATITEITSPGSSGLNPMACQMTEKMNSWVIDTGATHHVTHDKNLFQHMTPIQDTTVKLANGVGVRIQGLGNIRLNDKLLLTDDLTKGLMIGRGRLHNKLYFLDLQFQPSDQAIPTFCVSVKSDFHTWHQRLGHPSTQKLKYFLTIVDDHSRATWVYLLRNKSEAITVLPGFVSMVETQFDTKIKAVRSDNAPEFNFTKFYREKGIVSYHSCPETPQQNSVVERKHQHLLNVARLPTEQFSNKSPFEILMQKPPEYDALRTFGCLAYASTSPQQRHKFAPRARASIFLGYLIGIKGYKLLDIETHDVFVSRHVIFHEELFPLAIGDMKQQIQDLFPSVSDFGNGLAVDKGSVIIPKAHKVTELQDSVEDVSAVEDSASITHMSKPNPENAVAVEDSVTVNADMSSDNDELTEMVIDFPRKTKQPAYLQDYHCYHVSTDILYPLCHYLSYDKLSGPYHFFLTAISREFEPTTYSKAMKHIVWTNAMGEEITALEATNTWSICSLPAGKHVIGCKWVYKVKYHSDGTLDDIKLDWWLKDTLKKKLDISNAFLNGDLDEEIYMRLPPGYASSKGDSLPPNAVCKLNKSLYGLKQTSRQWYLKFAETLQSLGFLKNHSDHTLFTKVTGSILLIVLVYVDDIIISSNNDTAADELKT from the exons ATGTCGATCGTAACCGAGATTCTTACTGGAGATAACTATAATACATGGATAATCACTATGAGAACTAGTCTAGAAGCAAAGAATAAGATTAGTTTCGTTGATGGATCTCTTCCTCGACCTCATGAATCTGATCCTTTGCACAAAATCTGGATTCGTTGCAATAGTATGGTGAAGGCTTGGATGCTGAATGTAGTCTCTAAACAAATCTATGATAGCATTCTCTATTTTCAAGATGCTGCTGGAATTTGGGAAGATCTTCATAGACGGTTTCATAAGAGTAATCTCCCTCAGATCTATAACCTTGAGCAAGAGATAAGCTCTTTGCGTCAGGGAAATATGTCATTATCTGAATATTACACCAAGAAGGTTACTCTCTGGGAGCGTTTGGCTTGTACTAAGAATCTGATGGAAAATGGTGGATGTCGGTGCTCACAAGTTATGAAGCTATTAGATGATTATGAGACCACACGCATCACTCAGTTTCTTATGGGACTCAATGATGATTTCACTAATATCAGAGGACAAATATTGAATATGAAGCCACGGCCTAGTCTTTCTGATATGTACAACATGTTGGAGTCTGATGAGTCTCAACGGCAACGTATCAGTACAAAGCCTAACCCGTCTGCTTTCCAAGTCAAAGCACAAGTGAATGCATATCAACCAAAGGGATTTCAGAAACCTCAAACCACTTGTGCACATTGTGGTTTAAACGGACACACTATTGATGTCTGCTACAAAATTCATGGATTTCCTCCGGGTTGGAAACCAAAGAATCAGAGACAGAACTCTAATCAAAGGTTTAATGCACCAGCGGCAGCCAATCTTGCTCTTACTGAATCTGGATCAGAATATGACAGGGAAAAAGCACTCAGTCCTGAACAGTTACAGTACTTGGTATCTTATCTCAACTCAAAGCTGCAGCCTCAACAATCTGCAGGACATGCTCATACTAACTCCTCGACTGCAACTATTACTGAGATAACTTCTCCTGGTTCTTCGGGTCTGAATCCTATGGCTTGCCAAATGACTG aaaaaatgaattcTTGGGTTATTGACACTGGTGCTACACATCATGTCACCCATGATAAGAACCTGTTTCAGCATATGACACCTATTCAAGATACAACAGTAAAACTTGCTAATGGTGTTGGTGTAAGAATACAGGGTTTAGGAAATATAAGACTCAACGATAAGCTTTTGCTTACTGAT GATCTTACAAAGGGGTTGATGATTGGCAGAGGTAGATTACACAACAAGCTATACTTCTTGGATTTGCAGTTTCAACCATCAGATCAAGCTATTCCTACATTCTGCGTCTCAGTAAAGTCGGACTTCCATACTTGGCATCAAAGATTGGGTCATCCTTCTACTCAAAAGCTCAA atattttttgacTATTGTGGATGATCATTCTCGGGCAACATGGGTGTATCTGCTCAGAAATAAATCAGAAGCTATCACAGTATTACCTGGTTTTGTTTCAATGGTTGAAACACAATTTGATACAAAGATCAAGGCAGTGCGCTCAGATAATGCTCCGGAGTTCAATTTCACAAAGTTCTACAGAGAAAAAGGGATAGTATCTTACCACTCTTGTCCAGAGACTCCCCAACAAAACTCTGTAGTAGAGAGGAAACACCAACATCTTCTCAACGTTGCAAG ATTACCTACAGAACAGTTTTCTAATAAGTCTCCTTTTGAGATCTTAATGCAGAAACCACCAGAGTATGATGCTTTGAGAACATTTGGATGTTTGGCTTATGCTTCTACTTCGCCACAACAGAGACACAAGTTTGCTCCAAGAGCAAGAGCTTCTATTTTTCTGGGATATCTTATTGGCATTAAGGGTTACAAACTTCTGGATATTGAAACTCATGATGTCTTCGTATCAAGACATGTCATTTTTCATGAAGAGTTATTTCCTCTGGCAATTGGAGACATGAAACAGCAAATTCAGGATTTGTTTCCTTCCGTGTCTGATTTTGGTAATGGTTTAGCAGTGGATAAAGGTTCTGTTATCATTCCCAAGGCACATAAGGTTACTGAGCTACAAGACAGTGTTGAGGATGTTTCTGCGGTAGAAGATTCTGCGTCCATCACTCACATGTCTAAGCCAAATCCGGAGAATGCAGTTGCTGTAGAAGATTCAGTTACTGTTAATGCTGATATGTCTTCAGATAACGATGAATTAACCGAAATGGTTATTGATTTTCCAAGGAAAACGAAACAACCTGCGTATCTGCAGGATTATCATTGTTATCATGTTAGCACAGATATACTCTACCCTCTGTGTCACTATTTGTCATATGACAAATTATCTGGACCTTATCATTTCTTCTTAACCGCTATCTCAAGGGAATTTGAACCCACAACCTATTCAAAAGCTATGAAGCATATTGTTTGGACAAATGCAATGGGAGAAGAGATTACAGCATTGGAAGCTACTAACACTTGGTCGATATGCTCTCTTCCTGCTGGTAAACATGTTATTGGCTGCAAATGGGTTTATAAGGTCAAATATCATTCTGATGGCACTCTAGACGACATAAAGCTCGATTGGTGGCTAAAAGATACACTTAAAAAGAAG CTGGATATTTCTAATGCCTTCTTGAATGGAGATTTAGATGAAGAAATTTACATGAGATTACCACCTGGATATGCCTCTAGTAAGGGGGACTCTTTACCACCCAATGCAGTTTGTAAACTCAACAAGTCACTTTACGGACTTAAACAAACTTCAAGGCAGTGGTATTTGAAATTTGCAGAGACGCTGCAGAGTTTAGGATTTCTGAAAAATCACTCTGATCATACTTTATTCACAAAAGTTACAGGTTCTATTCTACTGATAGTTcttgtttatgtggatgatattaTTATCTCTAGCAACAATGATACTGCTGCTGATGAACTCAAGACATAG
- the LOC104704907 gene encoding uncharacterized protein LOC104704907 → MSIVTEILTGDNYNTWIITMRTSLEAKNKISFVDGSLPRPHESDPLHKIWIRCNSMVKAWMLNVVSKHIYDSILYFQDAAGIWEDLHRRFHKSNLPQIYNLEQEISSLRQGNMSLSEYYTKKVTLWERLACTKNLMENGGCRCSQVMKLLDDYETTRITQFLMGLNDDFTNIRGQILNMKPRPSLSDMYNMLESDESQRQRISTKPNPSAFQVKAQVNAYQPKGFQKPQTTCAHCGLNGHTIDVCYKIHGFPPGWKPKNQRQNSNQRFNAPAAANLALTESGSEYDREKALSPEQLQYLVSYLNSKLQPQQSAGHAHTNSSTATITEITSPGSSGLNPMACQMTEKMNSWVIDTGATHHVTHDKNLFQHMTPIQDTTVKLANGVGVRIQGLGNIRLNDKLLLTDDLTKGLMIGRGRLHNKLYFLDLQFQPSDQAIPTFCVSVKSDFHTWHQRLGHPSTQKLKYFLTIVDDHSRATWVYLLRNKSEAITVLPGFVSMVETQFDTKIKAVRSDNAPEFNFTKFYREKGIVSYHSCPETPQQNSVVERKHQHLLNVARSLMFQSHIPLEYWSECIMTAVFLINRLPTEQLSNKSPFEILMQKPPEYDALRTFGCLAYASTSPQQRHKFAPRARASIFLGYPTDIKGYKLLDIETHDVFVSRHVIFHEELFPLAIGDMKQQIQDLFPSVSDFGNGLAVDKGSVIIPKAHKVTELQDSVEDVSAVEDSASITHMSKPNPENAVAVEDSVTVNADMSSDNDELTEMVIDFPRKTKQPAYLQDYHCYHVSTDILYPLCHYLSYDKLSGPYHFFLTAISREFEPTTYSEAMKHIVWTNAMGEEITALEATNTWSICSLPAGKHVIGCKWVYKVKYHSDGTLERHKARLVAKGYTQKEGLDYVDTYSPVAKLTSVKMLLGAAAKLGWSLSQLDISNAFLNGDLDEEIYMRLPPGYASSKGDSLPPNAVCKLNKSLYGLKQASRQWYLKFAETLQSLGFLKNHSDHTLFTKVTGSILLIVLVYVDDIIISSNNDTAADELKT, encoded by the exons ATGTCGATCGTAACCGAGATTCTTACTGGAGATAACTATAATACATGGATAATCACTATGAGAACTAGTCTAGAAGCAAAGAATAAGATTAGTTTCGTTGATGGATCTCTTCCTCGACCTCATGAATCTGATCCTTTGCACAAAATCTGGATTCGTTGCAATAGTATGGTGAAGGCTTGGATGCTGAATGTAGTCTCTAAACATATCTATGATAGCATTCTCTATTTTCAAGATGCTGCTGGAATTTGGGAAGATCTTCATAGACGGTTTCATAAGAGTAATCTCCCTCAGATCTATAACCTTGAGCAAGAGATAAGCTCTTTGCGTCAGGGAAATATGTCATTATCTGAATATTACACCAAGAAGGTTACTCTCTGGGAGCGTTTGGCTTGTACTAAGAATCTGATGGAAAATGGTGGATGTCGGTGCTCACAAGTTATGAAGCTATTAGATGATTATGAGACCACACGCATCACTCAGTTTCTTATGGGACTCAATGATGATTTCACTAATATCAGAGGACAAATATTGAATATGAAGCCACGGCCTAGTCTTTCTGATATGTACAACATGTTGGAGTCTGATGAGTCTCAACGGCAACGTATCAGTACAAAGCCTAACCCGTCTGCTTTCCAAGTCAAAGCACAAGTGAATGCATATCAACCAAAGGGATTTCAGAAACCTCAAACCACTTGTGCACATTGTGGTTTAAACGGACACACTATTGATGTCTGCTACAAAATTCATGGATTTCCTCCGGGTTGGAAACCAAAGAATCAGAGACAGAACTCTAATCAAAGGTTTAATGCACCAGCGGCAGCCAATCTTGCTCTTACTGAATCTGGATCAGAATATGACAGGGAAAAAGCACTCAGTCCTGAACAGTTACAGTACTTGGTATCTTATCTCAACTCAAAGCTGCAGCCTCAACAATCTGCAGGACATGCTCATACTAACTCCTCGACTGCAACTATTACTGAGATAACTTCTCCTGGTTCTTCGGGTCTGAATCCTATGGCTTGCCAAATGACTG aaaaaatgaattcTTGGGTTATTGACACTGGTGCTACACATCATGTCACCCATGATAAGAACCTGTTTCAGCATATGACACCTATTCAAGATACAACAGTAAAACTTGCTAATGGTGTTGGTGTAAGAATACAGGGTTTAGGAAATATAAGACTCAACGATAAGCTTTTGCTTACTGAT GATCTTACAAAGGGGTTGATGATTGGCAGAGGTAGATTACACAACAAGCTATACTTCTTGGATTTGCAGTTTCAACCATCAGATCAAGCTATTCCTACATTCTGCGTCTCAGTAAAGTCGGACTTCCATACTTGGCATCAAAGATTGGGTCATCCTTCTACTCAAAAGCTCAA atattttttgacTATTGTGGATGATCATTCTCGGGCAACATGGGTGTATCTGCTCAGAAATAAATCAGAAGCTATCACAGTATTACCTGGTTTTGTTTCAATGGTTGAAACACAATTTGATACAAAGATCAAGGCAGTGCGCTCAGATAATGCTCCGGAGTTCAATTTCACAAAGTTCTACAGAGAAAAAGGGATAGTATCTTACCACTCTTGTCCAGAGACTCCCCAACAAAACTCTGTAGTAGAGAGGAAACACCAACATCTTCTCAACGTTGCAAGGTCTCTAATGTTTCAATCTCATATACCTCTTGAATACTGGAGTGAATGCATCATGACTGCAGTTTTTCTGATAAACAGATTACCTACAGAACAATTGTCTAATAAGTCTCCTTTTGAGATTTTAATGCAGAAACCACCAGAGTATGATGCTTTGAGAACATTTGGATGTTTGGCTTATGCTTCTACTTCGCCACAACAGAGACACAAGTTTGCTCCAAGAGCAAGAGCTTCTATTTTTCTGGGATATCCTACTGACATTAAGGGTTACAAACTTCTGGATATTGAAACTCATGATGTCTTCGTATCAAGACATGTCATTTTTCATGAAGAGTTATTTCCTCTGGCAATTGGAGACATGAAACAGCAAATTCAGGATTTGTTTCCTTCCGTGTCTGATTTTGGTAATGGTTTAGCAGTGGATAAAGGTTCTGTTATCATTCCCAAGGCACATAAGGTTACTGAGCTACAAGACAGTGTTGAGGATGTTTCTGCGGTAGAAGATTCTGCGTCCATCACTCACATGTCTAAGCCAAATCCGGAGAATGCAGTTGCTGTAGAAGATTCAGTTACTGTTAATGCTGATATGTCTTCAGATAACGATGAATTAACCGAAATGGTTATTGATTTTCCAAGGAAAACGAAACAACCTGCGTATCTGCAGGATTATCATTGTTATCATGTTAGCACAGATATACTCTACCCTTTGTGTCACTATTTGTCATATGACAAATTATCTGGACCTTATCATTTCTTCTTAACCGCTATCTCAAGGGAATTTGAACCCACAACCTATTCAGAAGCTATGAAGCATATTGTTTGGACAAATGCAATGGGAGAAGAGATTACAGCATTGGAAGCTACTAACACTTGGTCGATATGCTCTCTTCCTGCTGGTAAACATGTTATTGGCTGCAAATGGGTTTATAAGGTCAAATATCATTCTGATGGCACTCTAGAACGACATAAAGCTCGATTGGTGGCTAAAGGATACACTCAAAAAGAAGGTCTTGATTATGTTGATACATATTCACCTGTGGCTAAGTTGACTTCAGTAAAAATGCTTCTTGGTGCTGCTGCAAAGTTGGGTTGGTCTTTATCTCAGCTGGATATTTCTAATGCCTTCTTGAATGGAGATTTAGATGAAGAAATTTACATGAGATTACCACCTGGATATGCCTCTAGTAAGGGGGACTCTTTACCACCCAATGCAGTTTGTAAACTCAACAAGTCACTTTACGGACTTAAACAAGCTTCAAGGCAGTGGTATTTGAAATTTGCAGAGACGCTGCAGAGTTTAGGATTTCTGAAAAATCACTCTGATCATACTTTATTCACAAAAGTTACAGGTTCTATTCTACTGATAGTTcttgtttatgtggatgatattaTTATCTCTAGCAACAATGATACTGCTGCTGATGAACTCAAGACATAG
- the LOC104702330 gene encoding defensin-like protein 4, with protein MAKFSPIIALLFVALVLFASLEGPTKVEAQKLCKKNSGTWSGVCGNNNACKNQCINLEGARHGSCNYVFPYHRCICYFPC; from the exons ATGGCTAAGTTTTCTCCCATCATCGCCCTTCTCTTCGTTGCTCTTGTCCTCTTTGCTTCTCTTG aaggaCCAACAAAGGTGGAAGCTCAAAAGTTGTGCAAAAAGAATAGTGGGACATGGTCAGGAGTTTGTGGAAACAATAATGCATGCAAGAATCAGTGCATTAATCTTGAAGGAGCACGTCATGGTTCTTGCAACTATGTCTTCCCATATCACAGATGTATCTGTTACTTCCCATGTTAA